A window from Nitrospira sp. ND1 encodes these proteins:
- a CDS encoding protease inhibitor I42 family protein: MSPLSKVVPTGAEQEPGAKTLKARVGASVHIRLWEDRTRGELWVPSYDATVMPLVEDDFLRTASNNAVDAGQRTFEFRPMAAGTHRLVFEKRMGWKFTAEDRQIFYVTVS, encoded by the coding sequence ATGAGTCCATTAAGTAAGGTAGTTCCCACCGGTGCAGAGCAAGAGCCGGGGGCCAAGACGCTCAAGGCGAGAGTGGGGGCATCGGTTCACATTCGGCTGTGGGAGGATCGCACCCGCGGGGAGTTGTGGGTTCCGTCCTACGACGCGACCGTTATGCCTCTGGTTGAGGACGATTTTCTTCGCACTGCCAGTAACAATGCGGTCGACGCGGGGCAGCGTACGTTTGAATTCAGGCCTATGGCCGCAGGAACCCACCGATTGGTGTTTGAAAAGCGGATGGGGTGGAAGTTCACGGCTGAGGACCGACAGATTTTTTACGTGACCGTATCCTGA